The Pieris napi chromosome 11, ilPieNapi1.2, whole genome shotgun sequence DNA segment GTTCGagcttttacagtaacatatgtatatgtcaccgtaaaattgtaaacaccgttagattgtaatctatctcgcgagattataaactgtcgaaagattgtgaacctcaacgaactgcttacaatttaacgtattattattcggtagttatatgaaaatgttgcgaagtaaaattaatctgtaattgaccaaagaagtttgaatgataactaagttagtgtagtacaatctaccgaataataatacgttaaattgtaagcagtaagctgaggttcacaatctttcgacagtttataatctcgcgagatagattacaatctaacggtgtttacaattttacgttaacatatacacaaCTTTTTGAGAATTCTTCATTGGAAGTAATAGGGTAGAATTGGGAGTTTTAATAAAGTCggtttgattattaatttgtttgcgAACTAGTACAAATGTCATGGCTCTTTCCGTATAAAAACtggatttaaaattgtttacgttGTGTAAATAGTAGAAAAGGCGTCCGCTCGCCGTAAAAGGAAGCTAGTCTTTTCTCATACTTCTTTTGTGGTATGTTGACATACATTATTgagatacaaaatatatatattcactttatgaatataaaattgttcgCGGCGTTTCGCTGTCATATAGACTAATCGAGGAACtataatagataatagaaCATCGGTATAGATATGTCAAAGgcctaaataaattttacctgAAATAGAGATTTTTGAAGTCGGcacaacaaattattattatcacaataaattatttaagatcCTATATCAAcacatattaatatgtttCGTACTTCTGTTTCGCTATAGGTCACATTGTTATTGTTTCATTTACTTGGGATTGTGCTGTTTGtggcaaaataaatattccctTCACTTTTGTTATTGTAATGTCGTATTTTCCGCTTTGATTTAGAGTATATATTACAATgcacatacatatttttactgtacttttataaatacctTTTCCTTGTGGTTTAACCCGTTTTCAAAAGGCCCACGGTCGCGGCCTAAAACGTTGATGTCAATTATTAAACAtcaacaacattaaaaaaattgttattcatATCTTAAACCAAAAACACGCATATAAAGCCAGCGTTCATTATGAATTGTGGGAATTATTAATACACATAAAAatgataacatttatttaagtaacatAAACACTTAACAATTAATGTCGTATATTTATATGCTGTAAAGGTGTTCCAGtagaaaaaatgtatatggCACAATGGTGAATACAATATCTTTTAGATTAGacaaattgttataattaaaaacaaaattatcgtgcatatatagtagattattaactttataaatCGGATTTATAATTAGGAATATCAGTATTTCGTTACTCAATATGTCCGAAAAAATACGTATTTTCGTCCAGATTTTCACCAGCCCGAAAATCAATGAATGAAAGAATAAGATATCGCTTTGGAAATAATTTCTTAGACTAGCGTGactaatctattttttattaataagtcaCGTGACACGCAAGTAATTTCCAAAGTTTTCAATGTCCGTACGTATATTTAGTCTCTTGACGTAGTTTAGCAACGATAGGACTACAActggatattaaagtatgaatgTGTAATATATACTACTATTATAATAGAACTCTTTATAACATTATGGTGAAGtagcgaaaaaaaaattttttttaaaactatttatactattttagAAAAGGAACTTAagttaattgtaaaaatatgaaaaagccAAGGCCATGATacaatgtattataataagttCTTTATGGTTGCTACAATAATGATGACGACCTTCTATAGGTATATGATAGCGAATCCGATAATGCATATTATCCAATCATTAAGACGAACAACAAATGATATCATTAAAATTCCTTATTATTTCTTGGTCTATTAAAAACATGATTTGCTTACAAGTCGCCTTAAGCTGTTATTGGTAGACAGTGGTCTTTTTACAATAAGTTAGAAATGTTGAAGAAAAGGAACTCGGATGTTTCACGAAACTCGagtacaaattattaaaaacaacgcCATCTCGATTTTACTGGCAGCACTATGTTGATACTGAAATTGTAATTGTGTATAAAACAAGGAATTGTAGATGGTATTGTATAAAAACTGAGTaagcataaaatatttttaacattaatataacaattataaacatcctatacttaattaaaattactgactgtataatgtatattattttaactctcttattaataacatatttcTACGTCTAGGTACTTTGGTTTACATCTGGTAACAAATCGCCAGTTACTTAACGAATACaagatttataaaacaataactataAAACATTCTTCTCGATtcgtaaaaaaagtaaaaagagAAGAAGGTTTGATAGATAAACGTCAatccattatattattagtatttttttctcttaTGTCTAAAATTGGCAATTTATTATGTTCTATCTGTTTGTGTTGACAATCTAATGTCACCGATTTAACCAATCCTGTTTAATCATATCGGAACCCTTTTCTGCGATCATGACTACTGCAGCATTCGTATTTCCACTAACAATAGTTGGCATTACACTAGCATCTATTACCCTGAGACTCTCTATTCCATGCACCCTTAATCGGGGATCTACAACTGCACCAGGATCCCAAGAAGGTCCCATCTTTGCTGTTCCTACGGGATGGTAAATTGTCATACTAATTGTTCTGGCTAAGCAATCAATGTATTTGTctgacataaatataaaatgtttacaatttgGGACAGGAATTGTATGCAGTCTCGATCCAAATTGTTTAAACGCTTTACCGTTTGCTACTTGCAAAGCTATCTTTACTCCTTCGACAAGCCTATCTACATCGTATTGGTTCTCATGGTATCTtggattgattattgggtGTTCGAAGGGGTTCGAACTTTTCAATCGCACGTATCCTCGAGTTTTTGGATGTAGCAATAGCGGCATGATCGTCCAGGCGTCAATATTTTCAATAGGCTTAAATACTGTGTTGTACAACTCATCGGTTAAACCTAGAATTTTTCGTATAGTTTGACCATTATCTGAAGCGAAGCTAGCCGGTGCCATATGGAATTGTATGTCGGGCCATAAACCAGATTTGTTGGCGTATTTTGTATTGACAAAAGCAATACCTTCTAAACCCCCGAGTACGGTCATTGGTCCCCTTTCATTCACCACGTAATTCATTGTAACTGGAAAAGCCTGGAAGCGGTTTTGAATAATTGATACAGGTTTATCGACTAGGAAAGTTACTCCACCAACGCCCACATGATCGTGAAGGTTTTCACCAACTGGTAAATCTTTTAATACTGGAATACCCACGTGCCGCAAGTGATGTGCGGGGCCGACGCCAGATAACATGAGTAGTTGTGGTGTATTAATACTGCCCGCTGATACGATGACTTCTTTTCTCGCATAGACGACATGTTTCCTACCATTTTTGATGTATTCGACGCCATAGGCTTTCAAGGATATAGGATTAATTAAGACTCGCGTAGCCATTGTATTTAAGGAGATGTCAAGATTGGGTCTCGTTCTGACTGGTCTCAGATATGCTTTTGCTGTACTACATCTAGATCCACGTCTTATTGTTCCTTGAGCTAGCATGAAACCAGTTTGAATTTCTCCATTAATGTCACGATTTTCATATCCTATTTCAACTCCTC contains these protein-coding regions:
- the LOC125053517 gene encoding glucose dehydrogenase [FAD, quinone]-like, yielding MAIHVLLASSALKTVSVTGLWLIPLLLGAFTYNNYNSYDPEAKVQDTDPKKEYDFIIVGGGSAGAVVANRLTEIASWNVLLLETGPDENEITDVPSLAGYLQLTKVDWQYKTEPTNYACLGYKNKRCSWPRGKVLGGSSVLNYMIYVRGNRNDFDQWESFGNPGWSYENVLPYFIKSEDNRNPYLANNKYHGVGGYLTVQEAPWRTPLAAAFVEGGVEIGYENRDINGEIQTGFMLAQGTIRRGSRCSTAKAYLRPVRTRPNLDISLNTMATRVLINPISLKAYGVEYIKNGRKHVVYARKEVIVSAGSINTPQLLMLSGVGPAHHLRHVGIPVLKDLPVGENLHDHVGVGGVTFLVDKPVSIIQNRFQAFPVTMNYVVNERGPMTVLGGLEGIAFVNTKYANKSGLWPDIQFHMAPASFASDNGQTIRKILGLTDELYNTVFKPIENIDAWTIMPLLLHPKTRGYVRLKSSNPFEHPIINPRYHENQYDVDRLVEGVKIALQVANGKAFKQFGSRLHTIPVPNCKHFIFMSDKYIDCLARTISMTIYHPVGTAKMGPSWDPGAVVDPRLRVHGIESLRVIDASVMPTIVSGNTNAAVVMIAEKGSDMIKQDWLNR